The following are from one region of the Microbaculum marinisediminis genome:
- a CDS encoding NAD-dependent epimerase/dehydratase family protein yields the protein MKIMVLGGDGFCGWPTALHLSKLGHEVVIVDNLSRRMIDVELEVDSLTPIRPLGERVAAWKEISGRDIPIHRFTVGEHYHRLLTLIKDEKPDAIVHFAEQRAAPYSMKSSWHKRYTVRNNLGATNDLCAAIVESGLDVHLVHLGTMGVYGYGSAGMKIPEGYLQVKVETDTGDLLDQEILYPANPGSIYHMTKTQDQLFFAFYNKNDGLKVTDLHQGIVWGTQTAETRLDERLINRFDYDGDYGTVLNRFLMQAAVGYPMTVHGTGGQTRAFINIQDTVRCIQLAIENPPQSRERVNILNQMTETHRVRDLAQMIADITGASVDFVTNPRNEADENDLHVRNDRLLQLGLEPITLKEGLLQEITEIAARYADRCDRSKIPCRSTWNVSRARELQAP from the coding sequence ATGAAAATCATGGTTCTGGGCGGTGACGGCTTCTGCGGCTGGCCGACGGCATTGCATCTCTCCAAGCTCGGCCACGAGGTGGTGATCGTCGACAATCTGTCGCGCCGCATGATCGACGTCGAGCTCGAGGTCGACTCGCTGACGCCGATCCGTCCGCTGGGCGAGCGGGTCGCGGCGTGGAAGGAAATTTCCGGCCGGGATATCCCGATACACCGCTTCACCGTCGGCGAGCACTATCACCGCTTGCTCACGCTGATTAAGGACGAGAAGCCGGACGCGATCGTCCATTTCGCCGAGCAGCGTGCCGCGCCCTATTCGATGAAATCGTCGTGGCACAAGCGCTACACGGTGAGGAACAACCTCGGCGCGACCAACGACCTTTGCGCCGCGATCGTCGAATCCGGCCTGGACGTCCACCTCGTCCATCTCGGCACGATGGGCGTCTACGGCTACGGCTCGGCCGGGATGAAGATCCCGGAGGGCTACTTGCAGGTCAAGGTCGAGACGGACACGGGCGATCTCCTCGATCAGGAAATTCTCTACCCGGCCAATCCGGGCTCGATCTATCACATGACGAAGACCCAGGATCAGCTCTTCTTCGCCTTTTACAACAAGAACGACGGGCTCAAGGTCACCGATCTGCACCAGGGCATCGTCTGGGGCACGCAGACCGCCGAGACCCGCCTCGACGAACGTCTGATCAACCGCTTCGACTACGACGGCGACTACGGCACGGTGCTCAACCGCTTCCTCATGCAGGCCGCCGTCGGCTATCCGATGACCGTGCATGGCACCGGTGGGCAGACCCGCGCCTTCATCAACATCCAGGACACGGTGCGCTGCATCCAGCTCGCCATCGAGAACCCGCCGCAGAGCCGCGAGCGGGTCAACATCCTCAACCAGATGACCGAGACCCATCGCGTCCGCGATCTCGCCCAGATGATCGCCGATATCACCGGCGCCTCCGTCGATTTCGTGACCAATCCGCGCAACGAGGCGGACGAGAACGACCTGCACGTGCGCAACGACCGCCTGCTGCAGCTTGGGCTTGAGCCGATCACGTTGAAGGAAGGCCTGTTGCAAGAGATCACCGAGATCGCGGCCCGGTATGCCGATCGTTGTGATCGCTCGAAGATCCCCTGCCGCTCGACCTGGAATGTCAGTCGGGCCCGGGAGCTGCAGGCGCCCTGA
- a CDS encoding SDR family NAD(P)-dependent oxidoreductase, whose protein sequence is MEMTDLTGRTALVTGASKGIGRAIARRLAAEGCRVALVARASDALTAAAEEIVAAGGEAHAVPADLSAEAGCLAAAEGALKALGGLDILVNCAGATRAGAFPAQADTDWIEGFALKFHGAVRLTRALWPALVARKGTVVNIGGAAAYTPSPGFMVGGAVNSALASFTKALSKQGLADDVNVNILHPGMTETDRMEALLVQEAEAEGCDVAEVRARKSAEAGLRRLGQPEDVAEAVVFLCSPRARHIQGVGLTIDGGATPGL, encoded by the coding sequence ATGGAAATGACTGACCTGACGGGTCGCACGGCCCTCGTCACCGGCGCCAGCAAGGGCATCGGCCGAGCCATCGCCCGGCGCCTTGCCGCAGAAGGCTGCCGCGTCGCGCTCGTCGCGCGCGCGTCCGACGCGCTGACTGCCGCGGCCGAGGAGATCGTCGCCGCGGGCGGCGAGGCACACGCGGTCCCCGCCGATCTTTCCGCCGAGGCGGGATGCCTCGCGGCTGCGGAGGGGGCTCTTAAGGCGCTCGGCGGGCTCGATATTCTCGTGAATTGCGCCGGGGCCACGCGGGCCGGCGCCTTCCCCGCTCAGGCCGACACGGACTGGATCGAAGGCTTCGCGCTGAAGTTCCACGGCGCGGTGCGGCTGACGCGGGCCCTATGGCCGGCGCTCGTCGCGCGCAAGGGTACCGTCGTCAACATCGGCGGCGCAGCGGCCTATACCCCCAGCCCCGGCTTCATGGTCGGCGGCGCCGTCAACTCGGCGCTGGCGAGTTTCACCAAGGCGTTGTCGAAGCAGGGACTGGCCGACGACGTGAACGTGAACATCCTGCATCCCGGCATGACGGAGACCGACCGGATGGAGGCCCTGCTGGTGCAGGAGGCGGAGGCCGAGGGCTGCGACGTCGCGGAGGTTCGCGCCCGCAAGAGCGCGGAAGCCGGACTGCGCCGTCTGGGCCAGCCCGAGGACGTCGCCGAGGCGGTCGTGTTCCTGTGCTCGCCGCGCGCGCGGCATATCCAGGGGGTCGGTCTTACCATCGACGGCGGCGCGACGCCCGGTCTCTAG
- a CDS encoding IclR family transcriptional regulator, with the protein MTDEHKTQDRRDSRIQSLDRAFSVLEEVARHRDGITLSELSRELGLHTSTLYHLARTLVSLGYLRTGPDDKRYRMGRGIFQLASACLDEAEICATVAPYLERLAETTGEATHFAIWERRKALILARHAGPNALQINERAGTLRPVYCTAIGKALLSGLGPETYEDYTRDLVFEPYTASTLKDAQELRLQVDKARRDGIAFDDCEFNAEVRCMAATVRDFTGKVIGAIGFSGPVWRMSLTDMADYTSVTRSIAAELSEQFGFRPKEVAPTPAPTKTKRNTSHGND; encoded by the coding sequence GTGACTGACGAACACAAGACCCAGGACCGTCGCGACAGCCGTATCCAGTCGCTCGACCGGGCCTTTTCCGTGCTCGAGGAGGTCGCGCGGCACCGGGACGGAATCACGCTTTCTGAACTCAGCCGCGAACTCGGACTGCACACCAGCACGCTCTATCACCTCGCCCGCACGCTGGTGTCCCTCGGCTATCTTCGCACCGGCCCCGACGACAAGCGCTACCGGATGGGGCGCGGGATCTTCCAGCTGGCCTCGGCCTGCCTCGACGAGGCGGAGATCTGCGCGACGGTCGCGCCCTATCTGGAGAGGCTCGCCGAGACGACCGGAGAGGCGACCCACTTCGCCATATGGGAACGCCGCAAGGCGCTGATCCTGGCGCGGCACGCGGGACCGAACGCGCTCCAGATCAACGAACGCGCGGGCACGCTCCGGCCGGTCTACTGCACGGCGATCGGCAAGGCCCTGCTCTCGGGGCTCGGTCCGGAGACCTACGAGGACTACACGCGCGACCTCGTCTTCGAGCCCTACACCGCCAGCACGCTGAAGGACGCGCAGGAGCTGCGGCTGCAGGTGGACAAGGCGCGCCGCGACGGCATCGCCTTCGACGATTGCGAGTTCAATGCCGAGGTCCGCTGCATGGCGGCCACGGTGCGCGACTTCACCGGCAAGGTGATCGGCGCCATCGGCTTCTCCGGACCGGTCTGGCGCATGTCGCTGACCGACATGGCGGACTACACGTCGGTCACCCGCTCGATCGCGGCCGAACTGTCGGAACAGTTCGGCTTCCGCCCCAAGGAGGTCGCCCCAACCCCCGCGCCAACGAAGACGAAACGGAACACATCCCATGGAAATGACTGA
- a CDS encoding Bug family tripartite tricarboxylate transporter substrate binding protein has product MISKRGLRTGLAVMAMASGAVFAGPAVAKDWPERPVTLIVPWGAGGGTDTVARTLAAAMEEPLGQPVNVVNRTGGSGIVGHTAMAGAAPDGYTIGTINVDLSQLVCRGLTDLTADKFTHIALINTEPAAVSVSAKSDFKSLEEALQAIRDNPPGTFTASGSGTGSIYHLAWAGLMVAAGIDPNRVTWVPSEGGGPSLQDAASGAIDFVTPPLSTAAPLVEAGRIRPLATMGAERFADLPDVPTVKEAIDVDWTSQTWRMIGAPAGLPDDIRDKLTTTVRTAFDSGTFTEFMNGRGFALTWMDPEEARAFHKSEDTAICEVMEAAGML; this is encoded by the coding sequence ATGATTTCCAAGAGAGGACTTCGTACCGGGCTTGCTGTGATGGCGATGGCGTCGGGTGCCGTATTCGCGGGCCCCGCTGTCGCGAAGGATTGGCCCGAACGCCCTGTTACGCTGATCGTGCCCTGGGGCGCCGGCGGCGGAACCGACACCGTGGCGCGCACCCTCGCCGCGGCGATGGAGGAGCCGCTCGGTCAGCCCGTCAACGTGGTCAACCGTACCGGCGGCTCGGGCATCGTAGGTCACACCGCGATGGCCGGTGCCGCGCCCGACGGCTACACCATCGGCACGATCAACGTGGACCTGAGCCAGCTCGTCTGTCGCGGGCTGACCGATCTGACGGCCGACAAGTTCACCCATATCGCGCTGATCAACACCGAGCCGGCGGCGGTCAGCGTCAGCGCCAAGTCCGATTTCAAGTCCCTGGAAGAGGCGTTGCAGGCGATCCGCGACAACCCGCCCGGGACCTTCACCGCTTCGGGCTCGGGCACGGGCAGCATCTATCACCTCGCCTGGGCGGGCCTGATGGTTGCCGCGGGCATCGATCCCAACCGGGTGACCTGGGTTCCGTCCGAGGGCGGCGGCCCCTCGCTGCAGGACGCGGCTTCGGGCGCGATCGACTTCGTGACGCCGCCGCTGTCGACCGCGGCGCCGCTTGTCGAGGCCGGCCGTATCCGGCCGCTGGCCACCATGGGCGCCGAGCGCTTCGCGGACCTGCCCGACGTACCGACCGTCAAGGAGGCGATCGACGTCGACTGGACCTCGCAGACCTGGCGGATGATCGGCGCGCCCGCCGGGCTTCCCGACGATATCCGCGACAAGCTGACCACCACCGTCCGCACCGCGTTCGACAGCGGGACGTTCACGGAGTTCATGAACGGCCGCGGCTTCGCGTTGACCTGGATGGACCCGGAGGAGGCGCGTGCCTTCCACAAGTCCGAGGACACCGCCATCTGCGAGGTCATGGAAGCGGCCGGGATGCTCTGA
- a CDS encoding tripartite tricarboxylate transporter TctB family protein, with product MRFNDAISGAIFLAIGVFAFIHAGSFKHFPGVPYGPDLFPRIIAVMMAGGGLILIVSGLRGANQVPWVVLVDWARRRRSYELFLAVIGSMLGYILLSDALGFLLTGFLMLTGLFLVTRGIARLPSSAALAALVTGLIYLIFVEALRVPLPFGVIERLLVG from the coding sequence ATGAGATTCAACGACGCGATTTCAGGGGCGATCTTCCTCGCCATCGGGGTGTTCGCCTTCATCCACGCCGGGAGCTTCAAGCACTTTCCCGGCGTGCCCTACGGTCCCGATCTTTTCCCGCGGATCATCGCGGTGATGATGGCCGGCGGCGGACTGATCCTGATCGTCAGCGGCCTGCGCGGCGCGAACCAGGTACCCTGGGTCGTGCTTGTCGACTGGGCGCGGCGGCGGCGCAGCTACGAGCTGTTCCTGGCCGTTATCGGCAGCATGCTGGGCTACATCTTACTGTCGGACGCGCTTGGCTTCCTGCTCACGGGTTTTCTCATGCTGACGGGCCTTTTCCTTGTGACCCGCGGCATCGCCAGGCTCCCGTCGAGCGCCGCCCTCGCGGCACTGGTGACCGGACTGATCTATCTGATCTTCGTCGAGGCGCTGCGGGTGCCGCTTCCTTTCGGCGTGATCGAACGGCTGCTGGTGGGCTGA
- a CDS encoding tripartite tricarboxylate transporter permease, whose translation METLLAAFDLVFRWEIIAVIFGACVFGIFAGAMPGISATVAVALLVPITFFMEPVAALAAIATAVAMAIFAGDLPGALLRIPGMPASAAYAEEAHEMTLKGQGGTVLMVALLCSVLGGLVGTMALAFSAPLLAEFALEFQYYEYFWLACIGLSTAALVAAANPVKGVISLSIGLMLATVGLDLISGQPRFTFGTPALMEGIHFIPVMIGIFAVAEVLRALIHPPRADAGDARVQKIDFGETFRTIWRYRTNLARGSIFGTLIGALPGAGSDIAAWVSYGYARKRSKTPEKFGTGHPEGIVAASASNNAATSATWVPSLVFGIPGDSVTAIVIGVLFLKGLEPGPNVFIENAPLVYSIFVSFFIANVFLIPVGYIAIRAASQLLKVSNLILMPIILIFTVVGAYAINNSMMGVMVALGAGIASFLMQENDYPVAPLILGMVIGPLLEKNFMQAMIAQQGDLTAFFERPIAAFLGIVTILMWTAPVVAAIRRWQLRRRAPEGNEGQHA comes from the coding sequence ATGGAAACGCTTCTCGCTGCCTTCGATCTCGTGTTTCGCTGGGAGATCATCGCGGTGATCTTCGGCGCCTGCGTCTTCGGCATCTTCGCGGGCGCGATGCCGGGCATTTCGGCCACGGTCGCCGTGGCGCTGCTCGTACCCATCACCTTTTTCATGGAACCGGTCGCCGCGCTCGCCGCCATCGCCACCGCCGTCGCCATGGCCATCTTCGCGGGCGACCTGCCGGGCGCGCTCCTGCGCATCCCCGGCATGCCGGCCTCGGCGGCCTATGCCGAGGAAGCCCACGAGATGACGCTGAAGGGGCAGGGCGGCACGGTGCTGATGGTGGCGCTGCTCTGCTCGGTTCTCGGCGGCCTCGTCGGCACGATGGCGCTGGCCTTCTCGGCGCCGCTGCTCGCCGAGTTCGCGCTGGAGTTTCAGTACTACGAGTACTTCTGGCTCGCCTGTATCGGACTGTCCACCGCGGCGCTCGTCGCGGCGGCCAATCCGGTGAAGGGCGTGATCTCGCTCTCGATCGGGCTCATGCTGGCAACCGTCGGCCTTGACCTGATCTCGGGCCAGCCGCGCTTCACCTTCGGCACGCCGGCGCTGATGGAGGGCATCCATTTCATCCCCGTGATGATCGGCATCTTCGCGGTGGCCGAAGTCTTGCGGGCGCTGATCCATCCGCCGCGCGCCGATGCGGGCGACGCACGGGTGCAGAAGATCGACTTCGGCGAAACCTTCCGGACGATCTGGCGCTACAGGACGAACCTGGCCCGCGGATCGATCTTCGGCACGCTGATCGGGGCGCTGCCGGGCGCCGGCTCCGACATCGCGGCGTGGGTGTCCTACGGCTATGCGCGCAAACGGTCGAAGACGCCCGAGAAGTTCGGGACCGGCCATCCAGAGGGGATCGTCGCCGCCTCGGCCTCGAACAATGCGGCGACCTCGGCCACCTGGGTGCCCTCGCTCGTCTTCGGCATCCCGGGCGACAGCGTGACGGCGATCGTGATCGGCGTGTTGTTCCTGAAGGGGCTCGAGCCCGGGCCGAACGTCTTCATCGAGAACGCGCCGCTGGTCTACTCGATCTTCGTCTCCTTCTTCATCGCCAACGTGTTCCTGATCCCGGTGGGATACATCGCGATCCGTGCCGCCAGTCAGCTTCTGAAGGTCTCGAACCTGATCCTGATGCCGATCATCCTGATCTTCACCGTGGTCGGCGCCTACGCGATCAACAACTCGATGATGGGCGTGATGGTGGCGCTTGGCGCCGGGATCGCATCCTTCCTGATGCAGGAAAACGACTATCCAGTCGCGCCGCTGATCCTCGGGATGGTGATCGGCCCGCTGCTGGAAAAGAACTTCATGCAGGCGATGATCGCGCAGCAGGGAGACCTGACCGCGTTCTTCGAACGACCCATCGCCGCATTCCTGGGGATCGTGACGATCCTGATGTGGACTGCCCCCGTGGTCGCCGCGATCCGGCGCTGGCAGCTGCGGCGGCGCGCGCCGGAGGGCAACGAGGGCCAGCATGCGTAA
- a CDS encoding thiamine pyrophosphate-binding protein, translating to MTKTKGGDLIAEHLIRAGMPYVFGICGHGNVGMLDALYDRKDRITLVSPRHEQTAGHMADAYFRVSHQPVATLTSCGPGSANIPMSLACAQADSSAFLAITANVPTSQFNRGPFQETYMHGQASFPDAVKPFVKRSFQPTRVEMLPLALRQATNLMTSGRPGPVNLDVPYNLFQEEAEIGLDFMDRAGVDNRPGAAAEAVEAVADLLLAAHAPLIFVGHGITLSDAGSELTELQHRLQVPQVASPNGMGSLDMTDPLALGFIGRNGTYPANQAGRRADVLLTIGARFDDRSASSWLQGYSWNIPPTKLIHVDIDPTEIGRNYEPYIGIQADARTFVRQLLAELDRRGVTRHEGTKPWLAEIAGWQAEWDAYIAPNFDIDTAPIRPERAVRDIRQVAPDDTILVPDSGAHHNWFMQFWESRRPRSMLNTWGYSAMGFGVSGVLGAKLAAPDRPCIAVVGDGGFTMTPHVLCTAVEYNIPAIWVVWNNYAWGAIRDLQRGQFGGREIGTSFTRGPNGEPYNPDFAALAKAHGVDAVKVSRSDDFRDALAEAVAANRPWLIDLEVDAGVKPPSTGSWKLPPLTAPEPAFGAPWRPA from the coding sequence ATGACCAAGACGAAGGGTGGCGATCTCATCGCCGAACACCTGATCCGCGCCGGAATGCCATACGTGTTCGGCATCTGCGGGCACGGCAACGTGGGGATGCTGGATGCGCTCTACGACCGGAAGGACCGGATCACGCTGGTCTCGCCCCGGCACGAGCAGACCGCCGGGCACATGGCCGACGCCTATTTCCGCGTCTCCCATCAGCCGGTGGCGACGCTGACCTCCTGCGGCCCGGGCTCTGCGAATATCCCGATGTCGCTTGCCTGCGCCCAGGCCGACAGTTCCGCCTTTCTCGCGATCACGGCGAACGTCCCGACCTCGCAGTTCAACCGCGGCCCGTTTCAGGAAACCTACATGCACGGGCAGGCGAGCTTCCCCGACGCGGTGAAGCCCTTCGTCAAGCGATCGTTCCAGCCCACGCGGGTCGAGATGCTGCCGCTCGCGCTCCGGCAGGCGACCAATCTGATGACCTCGGGTCGGCCCGGGCCCGTCAATCTCGATGTGCCCTACAACCTGTTCCAGGAAGAAGCCGAGATTGGCCTGGATTTCATGGATCGCGCCGGGGTGGACAACCGTCCGGGCGCCGCGGCGGAGGCGGTGGAGGCGGTGGCTGACCTGCTGCTTGCCGCCCATGCCCCCCTGATCTTCGTTGGCCACGGCATCACCCTGTCCGACGCGGGCTCCGAGCTGACCGAGCTGCAGCACCGCCTGCAGGTCCCGCAGGTCGCCTCTCCCAACGGGATGGGCTCGCTCGATATGACCGACCCGCTGGCGCTGGGCTTCATCGGGCGCAACGGCACCTATCCGGCGAACCAGGCCGGGCGGCGCGCCGACGTGCTGCTGACCATCGGGGCGCGGTTCGACGACCGCTCGGCCTCGTCTTGGCTGCAGGGCTATTCGTGGAACATCCCGCCCACGAAGCTGATCCATGTCGACATCGACCCGACCGAAATCGGCCGCAACTACGAACCCTACATTGGCATCCAGGCGGACGCGCGGACGTTTGTGCGGCAGCTTCTGGCCGAACTCGACCGCCGCGGCGTGACCCGGCACGAGGGCACGAAGCCGTGGCTTGCCGAGATCGCCGGCTGGCAGGCTGAATGGGATGCCTACATCGCGCCGAATTTCGATATCGATACCGCGCCGATCCGTCCTGAGCGGGCGGTTCGCGATATCCGCCAGGTGGCGCCCGACGACACCATCCTGGTCCCGGACTCGGGGGCACATCACAACTGGTTCATGCAGTTCTGGGAATCCCGTCGCCCGCGATCCATGCTCAACACCTGGGGCTACTCGGCGATGGGGTTCGGCGTCTCGGGCGTGCTGGGCGCCAAGCTCGCTGCGCCCGACCGGCCATGCATCGCGGTGGTTGGCGACGGCGGCTTCACGATGACGCCGCATGTCCTCTGCACGGCGGTCGAATACAACATTCCGGCGATCTGGGTGGTCTGGAACAACTACGCCTGGGGGGCGATCCGCGACCTTCAGCGCGGCCAGTTCGGCGGGCGTGAAATCGGAACGAGCTTCACCCGCGGCCCGAACGGCGAACCCTACAACCCCGACTTCGCGGCGCTGGCCAAGGCGCATGGCGTCGACGCGGTGAAGGTCAGCCGCTCGGACGATTTCCGCGACGCGCTGGCCGAGGCGGTCGCGGCCAATCGCCCCTGGCTCATCGACCTCGAGGTCGATGCGGGCGTGAAGCCGCCCTCCACGGGTTCCTGGAAACTGCCGCCGCTGACGGCACCGGAACCCGCCTTCGGCGCACCGTGGCGCCCGGCTTGA
- a CDS encoding aldehyde dehydrogenase family protein — MDLTHYIGGEAVQGGDRFESRDPYRGDVVCTAPTASAAEVDAAVASARAAAPDVAGMPAYERAAILRRTADLVVERAAEIGEIMARETGKALGDAEGEVKRSMDTLTLSAEEAIRIEGTHVPLDGSAMGHGKMAFLMRFPVGVVGAITPFNAPFNLACHKLAPAFAAGNASIIKPPQQCPMVVQRLVELFFEAGLPRTFIQVIHGGAATGQALVDHRGVDMLTFTGSSRVGAEIRARAGLRPVTLELGGAGPTIVCEDADLDAIAPMLARNAVRLAGQSCISVQNIHVPRAMAETLGAKVAAEMEALTVGDPLAAGTDVGTLIDEAAAKRVAAWVDEAVGQGARLLAGGRREGAAYAPTLLTDVRPDMKVVCDEVFGPVASILAYDDLNEPVEQVTSSPFGLQCGVFTDSTERALWLARRLRTGGVIINGTSTWRTDQLAYGGVKDSGIGREGPRYAIHDMTEERLILFNY; from the coding sequence ATGGACCTGACGCATTACATCGGTGGCGAGGCCGTACAGGGCGGCGACCGGTTCGAAAGCCGTGACCCCTATCGCGGCGACGTGGTCTGCACCGCCCCCACCGCCTCGGCCGCCGAGGTCGACGCCGCCGTCGCCTCCGCACGAGCCGCGGCGCCCGACGTGGCCGGCATGCCCGCCTACGAGCGCGCGGCGATCCTGCGCAGAACCGCCGACCTGGTGGTCGAACGCGCCGCCGAGATCGGCGAGATCATGGCGCGCGAGACCGGCAAGGCGCTCGGCGACGCCGAGGGCGAGGTGAAGCGGTCGATGGACACGCTCACCCTCTCGGCCGAGGAGGCGATCCGGATCGAGGGGACCCATGTGCCGCTCGACGGCAGCGCCATGGGCCATGGCAAGATGGCGTTCCTCATGCGCTTTCCGGTCGGGGTCGTGGGTGCCATCACCCCCTTCAACGCGCCCTTCAATCTCGCCTGTCACAAGCTCGCCCCGGCCTTTGCCGCGGGCAACGCATCGATCATCAAGCCGCCCCAGCAATGCCCGATGGTGGTGCAGAGGCTGGTGGAGTTGTTCTTCGAGGCCGGCCTGCCGCGGACATTCATCCAGGTGATCCACGGCGGCGCGGCGACGGGGCAGGCACTGGTCGACCATCGCGGCGTCGACATGCTGACCTTTACCGGCTCGTCCCGCGTGGGCGCCGAGATCCGGGCGCGGGCGGGCCTGCGCCCCGTCACGCTGGAGCTCGGCGGTGCCGGGCCGACCATTGTCTGCGAGGACGCCGATCTCGACGCCATCGCGCCGATGCTTGCCCGCAACGCGGTGCGCCTGGCCGGACAGAGCTGCATCTCGGTACAAAACATCCATGTCCCCCGCGCCATGGCCGAGACGCTGGGCGCGAAAGTCGCCGCCGAGATGGAAGCGCTGACGGTCGGCGACCCGCTGGCGGCGGGTACCGACGTGGGCACGCTGATCGACGAGGCCGCGGCAAAGCGCGTGGCGGCCTGGGTCGACGAAGCAGTCGGCCAGGGCGCCCGGCTCCTGGCCGGCGGGCGACGCGAGGGGGCGGCCTATGCGCCGACGCTTCTGACCGACGTCCGCCCCGACATGAAGGTCGTCTGCGACGAGGTCTTCGGCCCGGTGGCCAGCATCCTGGCCTATGACGACCTGAACGAGCCGGTCGAGCAGGTGACGTCGAGCCCCTTCGGCCTGCAATGCGGGGTCTTCACCGACAGCACCGAGCGCGCCCTCTGGCTCGCGCGGCGGCTGCGCACCGGCGGCGTCATCATCAACGGCACCTCGACCTGGCGGACGGATCAGCTTGCCTACGGCGGCGTCAAGGACAGCGGGATCGGTCGCGAGGGGCCGCGCTACGCGATCCACGACATGACCGAGGAACGGCTGATCCTGTTCAACTACTGA
- a CDS encoding NAD-dependent epimerase/dehydratase family protein, producing the protein MSTILVTGAGGFVGGAVARALLARGQAVVGLDCGANAAALDALAAANPAFTPVAADICEADAIETVFAGHRPGAVVHCAAVVGVLASLASPVRLLRVNIEGSVNLFEAMARHGCQRLIHISSEEIYGDFLAPRIDETHREAPVHAYGISKSAVEHLGRSYRATHGLDCINIRTSWVYGPGFPRDRVPINMIRAAAEGRALHVPGGAEERIDHTYIDDAVAGILGALDCPAHPCDAYHVASDSAPSLGEIAEVVRELVPGAEITVGPGPYRHGGDVAMPRKGALDCSRAQAAFGYRPKFDIRAGLAATLDAHRAQLENQ; encoded by the coding sequence ATGTCGACAATCCTGGTCACCGGGGCAGGCGGCTTCGTGGGGGGCGCCGTGGCGCGGGCGTTGCTCGCGCGCGGCCAGGCGGTCGTTGGACTCGACTGCGGGGCGAACGCCGCCGCGCTTGATGCTTTGGCCGCAGCCAATCCCGCCTTCACGCCCGTGGCCGCCGACATCTGCGAGGCCGACGCCATCGAGACGGTCTTCGCCGGCCACCGGCCGGGCGCGGTTGTCCATTGCGCCGCCGTTGTCGGCGTCCTGGCGTCGCTCGCCTCGCCGGTGCGGCTCCTGCGGGTCAATATCGAAGGGTCGGTAAACCTCTTCGAGGCGATGGCCCGCCATGGCTGCCAGCGGTTGATCCACATAAGCTCCGAGGAGATCTATGGCGATTTCCTCGCCCCTCGGATCGACGAGACCCACCGCGAGGCACCGGTCCATGCCTACGGGATCAGCAAGTCGGCGGTGGAACATCTGGGCCGCAGCTACCGCGCCACCCACGGGCTCGACTGCATCAACATCCGCACATCCTGGGTCTACGGGCCGGGCTTTCCGCGCGACCGGGTGCCGATAAACATGATCCGCGCGGCGGCGGAGGGACGTGCCTTGCATGTTCCCGGCGGCGCGGAGGAACGGATCGACCACACCTATATCGACGACGCGGTGGCCGGCATCCTCGGCGCGCTCGACTGCCCGGCACACCCTTGCGATGCCTACCACGTCGCCAGCGACAGCGCGCCCTCGCTGGGCGAGATCGCCGAGGTCGTGCGCGAACTCGTGCCGGGGGCCGAGATTACGGTGGGGCCGGGACCGTACCGGCATGGCGGCGACGTCGCGATGCCGAGGAAGGGTGCGCTCGACTGCAGCCGGGCGCAGGCGGCGTTCGGCTACCGGCCGAAATTCGACATCAGGGCGGGACTCGCCGCCACGCTCGACGCGCACCGTGCGCAACTCGAAAACCAATAG